TCAATCTGGACAATATACTTCACTATTTTAGCTGTTAAAAAAAGTTCAAAATTTTTTTATCTTTCATTTCCATTTTTGATGTTAGCTTTCTTAACCAGATATCCATCTGCACTTTTAATATTTCCCATAATGTTTTATATAATAATTAATCAAAAATTAATCCAAAAAATTAGGAATATTACAATTGGAATCAGCATATCACTCTTACTATTAATTCCAATCCTCATTTTCTTCTATGATATATTTGGTAATCCATTTTACTCATTTCTTAATTTCTTTGGTTCAAGTTCATCAACTGCCTCAGCAGGGACATATGCATACAATCCCGATATTTTATATTTCTTGAATCATCTGCCGTCATTTATTGGAGCCCCTGGCATTACAATCATAGCTATAATTTTAAGTTTTACATCATATATGCTTTTAAAATTAAAAAAAGACAGATTTAAAATTAAATTAATCAATATAAAAAATGTTAAAAAAGTAACTGCAGTGAAAATGATCTTATTTACTATTTTAACATTAATTTTTCTTGGAACACTTGGTAAAATGTTTTACATGGCAAGTGAAATTATATTTTTTATATTGTTCTGCATTTTTTATACGCTAATCAAAGATATCAACAGGAAAGACATTGATATACATTTGCTCATTTTTGCATGGTTCATGGCATTTTTCATATTTCATAGCGTATACGTGGTTAAAGACAGTAGATACTTTGTTACAATGGCTCCTCAAGCAGCATACTTCCTAATCGTTGGGTTAAATATAACTTTAAATACGATAAAATCAAAAATTAAAAACATAAATTTAACCCATCTATTTTCTGTAATTCTAATTTTCATGCTTCTGTTTTGTACTATATCATATTTACCAACTATAGAAGAAGGAAACAGCAATCTTACAATTAGAAATGAAAATATATACCTGGCAAGTAACTGGCTTATAAACTACGACCCGGATTATAAAGATAAAATAATATATTCCCAACTGTGGCCTTATTCAGGATGGTATCTTAAAACCAGCGTAAAAATGATGCCCATTATCATGAACGGCCAAATGTATTACACATGCATTGACAGCAGCAATTTCAGCCCACAGGATAGTATTACATCTAATAATTTCTTAGTAAACAATGACGCTTATTACTGCTTCTCTATCCAGCAAGGATTAAATTTAACATCATACAAACCCATTAAACGATTTGGAAATG
This Methanobacterium bryantii DNA region includes the following protein-coding sequences:
- a CDS encoding glycosyltransferase family 39 protein, giving the protein MNNHYKHFKDKLMKSTNIFKKYRTSLISLAALIAIVSLITFYRVKIQMDVGPIWDTYDFLSNALLFAGKGTGYSDLTRPPVISILTSLLFRLKYTSSAAIFVVDGLLFVFGVIGFFLLLKLRLSNIESILGSLLYATFPIVITFAGSGLSDVPSVSFSIWTIYFTILAVKKSSKFFYLSFPFLMLAFLTRYPSALLIFPIMFYIIINQKLIQKIRNITIGISISLLLLIPILIFFYDIFGNPFYSFLNFFGSSSSTASAGTYAYNPDILYFLNHLPSFIGAPGITIIAIILSFTSYMLLKLKKDRFKIKLINIKNVKKVTAVKMILFTILTLIFLGTLGKMFYMASEIIFFILFCIFYTLIKDINRKDIDIHLLIFAWFMAFFIFHSVYVVKDSRYFVTMAPQAAYFLIVGLNITLNTIKSKIKNINLTHLFSVILIFMLLFCTISYLPTIEEGNSNLTIRNENIYLASNWLINYDPDYKDKIIYSQLWPYSGWYLKTSVKMMPIIMNGQMYYTCIDSSNFSPQDSITSNNFLVNNDAYYCFSIQQGLNLTSYKPIKRFGNVIIYKRV